One Pseudonocardia abyssalis DNA segment encodes these proteins:
- a CDS encoding Uma2 family endonuclease: protein MTALPLPRPRLLTAAGSAALDEATDGRYEPQDGTVVMSPSPVPRHQACQGELMVQLRGQVPSHDIETLSPGSRRTDRTVKRAEYPDARIPHYWILDITDGVGLVECHHLAGEFGYADAGPVTGRCTTDDPFPARIDLDVLLA, encoded by the coding sequence GTGACCGCTCTGCCCCTCCCGCGGCCGCGCCTGCTCACCGCGGCCGGGTCCGCCGCGCTCGACGAGGCCACCGACGGTCGCTACGAACCGCAGGACGGGACCGTCGTGATGTCACCGAGCCCGGTCCCCCGCCATCAGGCGTGTCAGGGCGAGCTGATGGTCCAGCTCCGGGGCCAGGTGCCCTCGCACGACATCGAGACCCTGTCCCCCGGATCGCGGCGCACCGATCGCACCGTCAAGCGCGCGGAGTACCCCGACGCGCGCATCCCGCACTACTGGATCCTCGACATCACCGACGGCGTCGGCCTCGTGGAGTGCCACCACCTGGCCGGCGAGTTCGGGTACGCCGACGCCGGACCGGTCACGGGCCGCTGCACCACCGACGACCCGTTCCCCGCCCGCATCGATCTCGACGTGCTGCTCGCCTAG
- a CDS encoding acetyl-CoA acetyltransferase, whose translation MTEQVFVLGGAQTDFATNWSRVSDEPLRAMLADAVASALTDADVPASDVGTGHVGNLAAELFAGQAHLGALLTTLDPAWSSLPTSRHEAACASGSIAVLAAMAEIEAGRYDVALVTGVELMRNVGGRQAADHLGCAAWVGREEFPDGLPWPTLFERIAQEVDERDGLDRDHLRRIAEINRENARTNPLAQTRGWTDVVTAADDAANPSVVGEMRAADCGRITDGAAAVVLAGRRYAGEWARRTGRTPAVIRGWGHRTGSLGLQDKLDASRGREYLFPHLRTAITEAYGRAGIAGPEELDAIELHDCFTITEYVALEHLGIPAAKAVDDGRIARGGALPVNPSGGLIGAGHPVGATGVRMLHDAARQVTGRAGECQVEGAGTVATLNIGGSAATAVGFVVGAAGS comes from the coding sequence ATGACGGAACAGGTGTTCGTGCTCGGCGGGGCGCAGACCGACTTCGCCACCAACTGGTCCCGGGTCTCCGACGAGCCGCTGCGTGCGATGCTCGCCGACGCCGTCGCGTCCGCCCTGACCGACGCCGACGTGCCCGCGTCCGACGTCGGGACCGGGCACGTCGGCAACCTCGCCGCCGAGCTGTTCGCCGGTCAGGCGCACCTCGGCGCGCTGCTCACCACGCTCGACCCCGCCTGGTCCTCGCTGCCCACGAGCCGGCACGAGGCCGCGTGCGCGTCGGGCTCGATCGCCGTGCTCGCCGCGATGGCGGAGATCGAGGCGGGCCGCTACGACGTCGCCCTCGTGACGGGCGTCGAGCTGATGCGCAACGTCGGCGGGCGGCAGGCGGCCGACCACCTCGGCTGCGCGGCGTGGGTGGGGCGCGAGGAGTTCCCCGACGGGCTGCCCTGGCCCACGCTGTTCGAGCGCATCGCGCAGGAGGTCGACGAGCGCGACGGGCTCGACCGCGACCACCTCCGGCGCATCGCCGAGATCAACCGCGAGAACGCCCGCACCAACCCGCTCGCCCAGACCCGCGGCTGGACCGACGTCGTCACCGCGGCCGACGACGCGGCGAACCCGTCGGTGGTCGGGGAGATGCGTGCGGCCGACTGCGGGCGGATCACCGACGGCGCCGCGGCCGTGGTGCTCGCCGGGCGGCGCTACGCCGGCGAGTGGGCCCGGCGCACCGGTCGCACCCCCGCGGTGATCCGCGGCTGGGGCCACCGCACCGGCTCGCTCGGACTGCAGGACAAGCTCGACGCGAGCCGCGGCCGCGAGTACCTGTTCCCGCACCTGCGCACGGCGATCACCGAGGCGTACGGCCGGGCCGGGATCGCAGGACCCGAGGAGCTGGACGCGATCGAGCTGCACGACTGCTTCACGATCACCGAGTACGTCGCGTTGGAGCACCTCGGGATCCCGGCCGCGAAAGCCGTCGACGACGGACGGATCGCCCGCGGCGGCGCGCTGCCCGTCAACCCCTCCGGTGGGTTGATCGGGGCCGGGCATCCCGTCGGGGCGACGGGGGTGCGGATGCTGCACGACGCCGCCCGGCAGGTCACCGGGCGGGCGGGGGAGTGCCAGGTCGAGGGCGCGGGCACGGTCGCGACCCTGAACATCGGCGGGAGTGCGGCCACGGCCGTCGGCTTCGTGGTGGGCGCGGCCGGCTCGTGA
- a CDS encoding N-acetyltransferase, with protein MDAADGRFPEPDGTWIRVAPWRPGVEAVVAFTGFAVLAVDGPVPGPVDGFGGAHDPRLIAALAGPDGWIDSLDAVLVARGTGGPPVLVGRPDLVGHPRAAFARAVRDDVRVLGRPTGDEIAVLGRGIAGLTELSMEVPPAVRGGTGRAMVRDALASVTAGDVVVAACAPGNAASLRTLLAAGFVPVGSSQLFRRASASQ; from the coding sequence GTGGACGCCGCGGACGGCCGGTTCCCCGAACCCGACGGGACCTGGATCCGGGTGGCCCCGTGGCGGCCGGGCGTCGAGGCGGTGGTCGCGTTCACCGGGTTCGCCGTGCTCGCCGTCGACGGTCCGGTGCCCGGCCCCGTCGACGGGTTCGGCGGCGCCCACGACCCGCGACTGATCGCCGCGCTCGCGGGCCCGGACGGCTGGATCGACAGCCTCGACGCCGTGCTCGTCGCCCGCGGCACCGGCGGCCCGCCTGTGCTGGTGGGGCGGCCCGACCTGGTCGGGCACCCGCGCGCCGCGTTCGCCCGCGCCGTGCGTGACGACGTGCGGGTGCTCGGCCGCCCCACCGGCGACGAGATCGCAGTGCTCGGGCGCGGGATCGCCGGGCTGACGGAGCTGAGCATGGAGGTACCGCCCGCCGTCCGCGGAGGGACCGGACGCGCGATGGTCCGCGACGCGCTCGCCTCCGTCACGGCGGGGGACGTGGTGGTGGCGGCCTGCGCGCCGGGCAACGCCGCGAGCCTGCGCACGCTGCTGGCCGCGGGCTTCGTGCCGGTGGGGTCGTCGCAGCTGTTCCGGCGCGCCTCCGCGTCGCAGTGA
- a CDS encoding VOC family protein gives MSRKLFVNLPVENLDASVAFFTALGFTFDPNFTDGNGTCMHVNEHTSVMLLVKKRFSDFTDKTIVDARTSAEVIFALSAESREEVDRLVSTAIANGGSPAQDEPQDHGFMYGNSFHDLDGHNWEVMWMDMSQVPS, from the coding sequence ATGTCCCGCAAGCTGTTCGTCAACCTCCCCGTCGAGAACCTGGACGCCTCCGTCGCCTTCTTCACCGCGCTCGGCTTCACGTTCGACCCGAACTTCACCGACGGGAACGGCACCTGCATGCACGTCAACGAGCACACGTCGGTGATGCTGCTGGTGAAGAAGCGGTTCAGCGACTTCACCGACAAGACCATCGTCGACGCCCGCACCTCCGCCGAGGTGATCTTCGCGCTCTCCGCCGAGAGCCGCGAGGAGGTCGACCGGCTGGTGAGCACCGCGATCGCGAACGGTGGCAGCCCGGCGCAGGACGAACCGCAGGACCACGGCTTCATGTACGGCAACAGCTTCCACGACCTCGACGGGCACAACTGGGAGGTCATGTGGATGGACATGTCCCAGGTTCCGTCCTGA
- a CDS encoding flavin-containing monooxygenase, with product MRTDVVVIGAGQAGLSAASGLARAGADFVVLDGEDGPGGAWRHRWPTLRVDGAHRIHDLPGLHFDPTDVTRPAAEVVPEYFADYEREFGLAVVRPVHVRGVHDDAPDLRVETDRGTWTTRALINATGTWTRPFVPRYPGTFDGRQLHVAQYRGPDELVGKRVVVVGGGTSAVQLLIEIAAVAVDTAWVTRRPPVFSDETFDGRAAVALVDERVRAGLAPGSVVSVTGLLRTPAVQAAQEAGVLVRRPMFDRLVPTGVAWADGSTYDADVVLWATGWRAALGHLAPLRLRGPGGGIAMDGTRVVADPRVHLVGYGPSASTIGANRAGRAAAREVLRTEPGTCPST from the coding sequence GTGCGTACCGACGTCGTCGTGATCGGGGCCGGGCAGGCCGGGCTCTCGGCCGCGTCCGGGCTGGCCCGGGCGGGGGCCGACTTCGTGGTGCTCGACGGCGAGGACGGACCCGGTGGTGCGTGGCGGCACCGCTGGCCGACCCTGCGCGTCGACGGCGCGCACCGCATCCACGACCTGCCCGGCCTGCACTTCGACCCGACCGACGTCACCCGCCCGGCCGCCGAGGTGGTACCCGAGTACTTCGCCGACTACGAGCGCGAGTTCGGGCTGGCGGTCGTTCGGCCGGTGCACGTGCGCGGCGTACACGACGATGCCCCGGACCTGCGGGTGGAGACCGACCGTGGCACCTGGACGACCCGTGCCCTGATCAACGCCACCGGCACCTGGACCCGCCCGTTCGTGCCCCGCTACCCCGGCACCTTCGACGGGCGCCAGCTGCACGTCGCCCAGTACCGCGGGCCGGACGAGCTCGTCGGGAAGCGGGTCGTGGTCGTCGGCGGGGGCACCTCGGCGGTGCAGCTGCTGATCGAGATCGCCGCCGTGGCCGTCGACACCGCGTGGGTGACGCGGCGCCCGCCGGTGTTCTCCGACGAGACCTTCGACGGGCGTGCCGCCGTCGCGCTCGTCGACGAGCGCGTGCGGGCCGGTCTGGCACCGGGGAGCGTCGTCTCGGTGACCGGGCTGCTGCGCACCCCCGCGGTGCAGGCAGCGCAGGAGGCCGGGGTGCTGGTGCGGCGGCCGATGTTCGACCGGCTGGTGCCCACCGGTGTGGCGTGGGCGGACGGGTCCACATACGACGCCGACGTCGTCCTCTGGGCCACCGGCTGGCGGGCCGCGCTCGGCCACCTTGCCCCGCTGCGCCTGCGCGGGCCCGGCGGCGGGATCGCGATGGACGGCACCCGGGTCGTCGCCGACCCCCGTGTCCACCTCGTCGGCTACGGGCCGAGCGCCAGCACGATCGGCGCGAACCGGGCCGGGCGGGCTGCGGCGCGGGAGGTTCTCAGGACGGAACCTGGGACATGTCCATCCACATGA